The following are from one region of the Mesorhizobium sp. B4-1-4 genome:
- a CDS encoding fatty-acid--CoA ligase: MLGLMQEWPLLCHKLIDNAERQHGVREIVSRSIEGPIVRTTYADIHRRSLKVAQRLERDGYRLGDRIATLAWNTARHIEAWYGIMGIGAIYHTLNPRLFPEQIVWIMNHAEDKAVFVDLTFIPLLEKIVGAIKSLKKVIVLTDNAHLPKTALPNVVAYEEWLNEVDGDFAWKTFDEGTAAGMCYTSGTTGDPKGVVYSHRSNVLHAMIAAMPDAMGLSARDTILPVVPMFHANAWGLGQSGPMIGAKLVMPGCKMDGASIYELLDTEKVTFSAAVPTVWMMLLQCLEETGRKLPHLNKVVIGGSSCPRAIMTKFQDNFGVQVIHAWGMTEMSPLGTLCTLKPEYVGLEGEARLDIQGKQGYPPFGVEMKVTDDENNPLPWDGKTFGRLKVRGPAVARAYYGGAGTEQFDEDGWFDTGDVAHIDAGGYMQITDRAKDVIKSGGEWISTIELENLAVGHPDVAEAAAIGVHHSKWGERPLLVVVAKPGKEPTKADILGFMDGKLAKWWMPDDVAFVGEIPHTATGKIQKITLRQQFRDYRLPTD, encoded by the coding sequence ATGCTGGGGCTGATGCAGGAATGGCCACTGCTGTGCCACAAGCTGATCGATAATGCTGAACGGCAGCATGGCGTGCGCGAGATCGTGTCGCGTTCGATCGAGGGGCCGATCGTGCGCACCACCTATGCCGACATCCATCGTCGTTCTCTTAAGGTGGCCCAGCGGCTGGAACGCGACGGTTATCGGTTGGGCGACCGCATCGCCACGCTGGCCTGGAACACCGCTCGCCATATCGAGGCCTGGTACGGCATCATGGGCATCGGCGCGATCTATCACACGCTCAATCCGCGCCTGTTTCCCGAGCAGATCGTCTGGATCATGAACCATGCCGAGGACAAGGCTGTCTTCGTCGACCTCACCTTCATACCGTTGCTCGAGAAGATCGTCGGCGCCATCAAATCGCTGAAAAAGGTGATCGTGCTCACCGATAATGCGCACCTGCCGAAAACCGCGTTGCCCAATGTCGTCGCTTACGAGGAGTGGCTCAACGAGGTCGATGGCGATTTCGCCTGGAAAACCTTCGACGAAGGTACTGCCGCGGGCATGTGCTACACATCTGGCACGACAGGCGATCCCAAGGGCGTTGTCTATAGTCACCGTTCGAACGTGCTGCACGCCATGATCGCGGCCATGCCCGATGCGATGGGCCTGTCGGCACGCGATACGATTCTGCCGGTGGTGCCGATGTTCCACGCCAATGCCTGGGGTCTCGGCCAGAGCGGGCCGATGATCGGCGCCAAGCTGGTCATGCCTGGCTGCAAGATGGACGGCGCCTCGATCTACGAATTGCTCGACACCGAGAAAGTGACCTTCAGCGCTGCCGTGCCGACGGTCTGGATGATGCTGCTGCAATGTCTGGAAGAAACCGGCAGGAAGCTGCCTCATCTGAACAAGGTCGTCATCGGCGGCTCGTCCTGCCCGCGCGCGATCATGACGAAATTCCAGGACAATTTCGGTGTCCAGGTCATCCATGCCTGGGGCATGACCGAGATGTCGCCGCTCGGCACGCTGTGCACCTTGAAGCCCGAATATGTCGGCCTCGAGGGAGAAGCGCGGCTCGACATCCAGGGCAAGCAGGGCTATCCGCCCTTTGGCGTCGAAATGAAGGTGACCGACGACGAGAACAACCCGCTACCCTGGGATGGCAAGACCTTTGGTCGGTTGAAGGTGCGCGGTCCGGCTGTTGCCCGCGCCTATTATGGCGGCGCGGGCACGGAGCAATTCGACGAGGACGGCTGGTTCGATACGGGAGATGTCGCTCATATCGATGCCGGCGGCTATATGCAGATCACCGATCGCGCCAAGGACGTCATCAAGTCCGGCGGCGAATGGATCTCGACCATCGAACTCGAGAATCTGGCCGTCGGCCATCCGGACGTGGCGGAAGCGGCGGCCATCGGTGTTCATCATTCGAAATGGGGCGAGCGGCCCCTGCTGGTCGTCGTCGCCAAGCCGGGCAAGGAACCGACCAAGGCTGACATTCTCGGCTTCATGGATGGCAAGCTGGCCAAATGGTGGATGCCCGATGATGTCGCTTTCGTCGGCGAAATACCGCATACCGCCACCGGCAAGATCCAGAAGATCACCTTGCGCCAGCAGTTCAGGGAT